The window ACTCGGCGCCGAACTGATGCAGGGCGTCTATGGCAGCTGCGATTTCTGGTGGGGCGTGCAGGACACGTACCCGCTTGCCAAGACTTTCGTCGAAAGCTTCGTCGCGCAGAACAAATACTATCCGCGCTGGGGCGCTCATATCGGCTACATGCAGACCTACCTCTGGGCGATGTCGGTGGAGCGCGCCGGCACGTTCAATCCGGTCGATGTGATCAAGACCATGGAAGCGTCCAAGGCGCAGCCTTACGACACCACGATCGGCAAGGTCTATTTCCGCGCTGAGGACCACCAGATGGTGCGGCCGATTCCGATCCTGCGCGGCAAGGCGCCCTCGGCGATGAAGCACAAGGAAGACTTCTACGACATCGTCGAGATCGCTGATGGCGAGAGTGTGATGAACGCGCCCGACTTCTTCGGCTGCAAGCTCGGCCCCTACACCTAAGGATCGTCATGCCAAGCTGGCCAGTTCTCATTTCGCAGGCCTTCAACGGTTTGGCCCTCGGCACGCTGCTGGCGCTCGTCAGCAGCGGGCTGACGATCATTCTGGGCACGCTGGGCGTCCTCAATTTCGCCCACGGCGCGCTGTTCGCCGTGGGCGCCTACGCCGCCTTCGTCGTTCTGCAATACACCTCGTCCTTCGTGCTGGCGCTGGTCGTCGGCTGCGCCTTCATGCTGGTGCTGGGCTTCTTGCTTGAACGCATCATCATCCGCTTCTTCTATGACCGGCCCCATGAGGATCAGATCCTCGTCACCTACGGCATCGGCATCGTGCTGGTGGAATGCATCCGCTCGGGATTTGGCGGCAACGCCCAGCGCGTGCCGGTGCCGTCCTGGGGGCAGGGCGCCACCCAGTTGGGTTTCCTGATCTACCCGACCTATCGCCTGCAGCTGATCGCCATCATCGCCGGGCTGCTGCTCAGCCTGTATGTCGTGCTCTATCGAACCTCGATGGGCCTCGTGGTCCGTGCCGGAATCGAAAACCCCGGCATGGTCGGCATCCTTGGCATCAACGTGCGGCGCGCCTTCCTGCTAGTGTTCGCGATCGGTGTGGTCGCCGTCGGCCTGGCCGGCATGCTGTATGCGCCAGTCGTTGCGGTGACACCGGATATGGGCGCTAACTTCATGGCGCAGTCCTTTGTCGTGATCGTGCTTGGCGGTCTCGGTTCATTCCCCGGCGCGGTGATCGGCGGGCTCATCGCCGGCGAGATCATCAGCCTGACCAGCGCCTTCAACTCCTCTTATTCCGAAGTGATGCTCTACGCGCTGATGGCGCTGCTTCTGGTCCTGCGCCCGCAGGGTCTGTTCGGCTCGGAAGGCCGGGTATGAAGACCGGTCGATCGGGCGGAGTGCGGGCTTGGCTTCCCGAATTCGCTGTCTTTCTCACGCTAATCGCAGCCCCCGTCGTACTGCCGCATCTCGGCTTTTCCACCGACATGCTGACGCGGGTACTGAACTGGGGCCTGATTGGCCTCGGTTTCGATATCCTGTTCGGGCTGACCGGCCTGCTGTCGTTCGGACAGGCGGCATTCTATGGCGTCGGCGGTTTCGTGACCGCCTACCTGCTGGTCTCGGGTGCACTGTGCAGCGTGTGGCTGGCGCTTCTCGCAGGCACGGCCGCTGCGGGTGTGTTCGGACTGCTGGTCGGCTGGCTCGCCGTGCGCCGGATCGGCATCTATTTTACGATGATCACTTTGGCCTTCGGCCAGATGGCCTATTTCATCGAGAACTCGCCGCTGTCGAACTACACCGGCGGTGAGAACGGCATCCCCGGCGTGCCGGTGCCCGTGCTCGGCTTCGGCGAGCACGCCATCCGTATCAGCGCGGGCCTGCCGATGTATGTGCTGTTCGCCGTGATTTTCTTCACCGGCTACGTGCTGGCGCGTCGCATCGTCGGTTCGCCGGTGGGCGCGATATTGCTGGCGATCAAGGAGAACACCGGCCGGGTCGCGATGCTCGGCCACAATGTACCGGCTTACAAGCTCACCGCCTTCGTCATCGCCGCGCTCTATGCCGGGCTGGCCGGCGGTCTGCTCGGTTCGTTTCAAAGCTACATGCCGCCGGACGCGTTCTCGCTGGAGACATCCGGCCAGCTTGTGGTGCAGACCATCGTGGGCGGCGCCGGAACGCTGATCGGACCATTGGTTGGCGCCGCCGTCTGGCTGTGGCTGCGCGATAATCTGCAGCTGATCCCCGGCTTGGCGACGCTGTGGAAGCTGGTGCTTGGCATCGCCTTCATCATGCTGGTCATCGGGCTGCGTCGCGGCATCTGCGGCGAGATTGCGCATTGGTGGAATGAGCGGCGCAATCTCGCGGCCTTGCGCGCGGCGGAGGTCAGGACTGAAGCGATCGAGGCGCACAACGTCGATGCCGCGACCGCACCGGTGGCCAAGGTCACGGACGTCACGCTGCCTTTGCCCGAACCTGCGACCGGCGATAGCGAGATCGCACTCGAAGCGCGTTCGTTGGCGCGCCACTACGGTGGCCTCAAAGCCGTCGATGGCGTTTCCTTCAAGGTGCGGCGCGGCTCGATCCATGCCGTGATTGGCCCCAACGGCGCCGGCAAGAGCACGTTGTTCAAAATGCTGCTCGACGAGGTCAGCCCGTCCTCTGGTGAGGTGCTGCTGTTCGGCGAGAAGGTGACCGGCGCCGGCGTCAGCCACGCGGCGCAACTTGGCATCGCCAAGAGCAACCAGCTCAACCAGCTGTTTCCGAATTTGTCGGTGCGCAAAAATCTGCGCATCGCCGCCCTCGCGCGTCGCCGTGGGCTGTTGCGGTTCGATCTGCTGCGTTCGGCGGACAGTCTGCAAGAGGTGGAGCAACAGATCGACGCGATCCTGGCGCTGCTCAACCTTGTGGAGCGCGCCGACACGCCGGCGCATATTCTGGCCTATGGCGAAAAGCGGCGGCTCGAAATAGGCATGGCGCTCGCGACCAGCCCGAACGTGTTGCTGCTCGACGAACCGCTCGCCGGCATGAGTCCTGCGGAACGCGTAGCCACCTGCGCCTTCATTCGGGATATCGCGCGGTCGCGCACCGTCGTGATCGTCGAGCACGATCTCGACGCCATCTTCGGATTGGCCGAGCGCATCACCGTGCTGTACGAGGGCCGACTGCTGGCGGACGGGGCGCCAGACGAGATCCGCGGTAACCAGGCGGTTCAGGACGCCTATCTTGGAGGGCTGCACGAACATGAGCCTGCTTGAAGTCGATCGCATCAACACGCTGTATGGCGATTCCCACGTCTTGTTCGACCTCTCGATCCGGGTCGAGCAAGGCGAAGTGGTGGCGCTGCTCGGCCGCAACGGCGCAGGCAAGACCACCACGCTGCGCTCGATCATGGGCGTGCTGGCGCCGAAGACCGGCGCCATCCGGCTCGATGGCAAGCCGATCGGCGGTCTGCCGCCGTCCGCCATCGCCGGCATGGGCGTGCAACTGGTTCCCGAGGAGCGCGCCATCTTCGGCGGCCTGACGGTCGAGGAGAATCTCCGCATTGCTGCGCTGACCGCACCGAACGCCTGGTCCTTCGAGCGCATCTACGAGGTGTTTCCGCGGCTCAAGGAACGGCGCAAATCGGCGGGGCGCACGCTGTCCGGCGGCGAGCAGCAGATGCTGGCGATTGCGCGCGCGCTGATCCGCGACGCTCGCATCATTCTGCTCGACGAGCCGTTCGAAGGCCTCGCCCCACTGATCGTGCGCGATCTCGTCGTGGTTGCCCGGAATCTCGCCGCAGAAGGCCGAACCATGATCGTGGTCGAGCAGAACGTTGCGGCGGCGCTGAGCTTCGCCAACCGCGTTTACGGCCTCAACAACGGCCACGTCGTATTTGAAGGCACTCCGGCCGATCTGAATGCCAGTCCGAACCTGATGCGAGATTTTCTCGGCATCGCTTCGTGAATTTCGGCCGCTGCCAGAGGAAGCGCGCGATACGACTTACGCTGGCAGGTACACGCGTGAACTGCTCGCGGCGACGCCCGGGCAGGGTCCTCGTTCCGAGCGTGCACTCTAGCTGGGTCTTTCCAGCTGCTGCGTGCCGCGGCACCATAAGTGCCCGGACAGGCCGAAGTCCGGTCATGCGCGGGTGGCTGCATCTGCCAACAGAGCTTCGATCAGCCGCTGGACCTGAAGCGCAGATCGCACATTGTTGGAAGGCTCCCGTCGCTGATCGACGGCGTCCAGCATCTCGGTGATGACCGCCCGATGAGGGCCATGGTCGAAGGCCATCGGATCGGCACCGCCGCCGCCAGATTGCGATGTGCCAACAATCTCGGTGGTTCCGTCGCCCCGATTGACAGTGAGTTGCAGCGTTTCCAGAAATGCCGAACCTCGCGTGCCTGCAATCTCGATCCGCTCAGGGTAACCCGGCCGCGCTACGCTCGTTGCGTCGAGCACACCGATGGCGCCGCCATGGAAGCGGATCGCTGCGGCCGTAACATCCTCGGTATCGATCGCCCGAAGGGGAGAGGTCGAAGCGAAGCCGACGACCTCCTTGTGAGGGCCCATCAGGTGTAACAGCAAGTCGAGCGTATGAATTGCTTGGGTCAGAAGGACGCCGCCGCCGTCGCGCGCCTTCATTCCGCGCCCTGGCTGCCTGAAGTAGGCATCGTCGCGCCACCAGCGGATCGAAGCGCTTGCCGATAGAATCTGACCAAGGTCTCCATTGTCGATAATGGCTTTGAGGTGAAGCGCTGCGGGACGAAAGCGATGCTGCAGGCAGATTGCGCACCGAACGCCTGCGGCTTCTGCAGCGGCAGCCAGCGCTTCGCCGCGGTTGACGGAAATCTCGACCGGTTTCTCGACCAGCATATGTTTTCGCGCTGCGGCAGCAGCTTCCACGATCGGGAGATGTGTTCCCGGGGGCGTCAGGATCAGAACAAGGTCGAGGCCCGGTCTTGCCAGCAGATCCTCTTGCCGGTCGAAAACCGGTGCGTCCCATTGGCGGGAGAACGCCAGCCTTCGCTCCTGCGACGGGGAAAATCCGCCGACGATCCGGACGCGGCCTTCGGCTTCCAGTTCACGCAGGGACAGGATGTGTGGCTTCAACGCCATTCCCAATCCGATCAATCCAACACCAATAGGCATCCGTTCCTCCCGATGACGGTGGTCCGTTCGATCTTGTGTGTCGGATCGATTGTCGGCCGCCGCTTTTTTGTGGAAACCGATTGATAGCTGAAGACGTCGCAGGAGCAAGCATGCGGCATGGCGACGCGGACTCGGCGACTTGAAATTTAAGCCAATATACGAAGCTTTTCGACCTCTTCCGAGCGCTTGGTCGAATTGTGCATGCCTGGGAAGTGCCATGGCAACAACGCCAGCGCCGGGCGTAAAAGATTGACAGAAACGCATAGGTCTTTGTTTCTTGTTGCGCAAAAGTTGAGCGGTGCTTGCCTAAACTAATGCCTTTACGATATAGTAAAGTAACTTAACTATAAGGCATGACCAAGCGACACCCAAATGTGGCCTCTGACCCCTCGCTGCGGACGGTTTCGTCCGAGGCGTTGCTGATCGATGGGTCCGACGCGGCGTTTCGGCGGATGATCCATACACTGATGGCGGTAGGCAATTCGGTAGACGTCATGCGAGCCGGTTTTGCGCAGGTCATTGGGATTAGCGCGCCCCAGCACGAGCTTCTGATGCTGATTTATCGCGTCAACGACGGAAACGGCATCGGCGTGGGTGAGCTGGCGACCCTCGTGAAGCTGACCAGCGCCTTTGTTGCCACCGAAACGAAGAAGCTGAGCGCCGCGGGATTGATCGAGAAAGTCTCCGATACGGTCGACCGCCGGCGCGTCACTCTTCGGGTCACCGCTCTCGGTCTGAAGCGGCTTGCGTTCCTGTCGGCCACTCAGCGTCGGGTCAACGACGTGTTGTTCGAATGTTTCGATGCCAAGGCCTTTCAAAAATTCTCCCACTACCTTGAGCAGGTCCTGCCATGTAGCGAGCGTGCGGCGGAGCTTGTGACAAAGATCGCGCGCGAGCTCAAGCAATCGCGGGCGAGAACGCCTCGGCAGACGAGGCCAACCGCGGCATCCATCGGAGAAATCAAATGTTGAAGACGGGTGCCGAACATTTCGCGTCGCTTCGCGACGGCCGTGTCGTCTATATCGGCAGCGAGCGGGTCGATGACGTTACCACGCATCCGGCATTTCGCAACGGCGCACAGTCGATCGCCGCGATCTACGATGCGAAGGCCG is drawn from Nitrobacteraceae bacterium AZCC 2146 and contains these coding sequences:
- a CDS encoding branched-chain amino acid transport system permease protein (product_source=KO:K01997; cog=COG0559; ko=KO:K01997; pfam=PF02653; transmembrane_helix_parts=Outside_1_9,TMhelix_10_32,Inside_33_36,TMhelix_37_59,Outside_60_62,TMhelix_63_85,Inside_86_97,TMhelix_98_120,Outside_121_139,TMhelix_140_162,Inside_163_191,TMhelix_192_214,Outside_215_228,TMhelix_229_251,Inside_252_257,TMhelix_258_280,Outside_281_291) — protein: MPSWPVLISQAFNGLALGTLLALVSSGLTIILGTLGVLNFAHGALFAVGAYAAFVVLQYTSSFVLALVVGCAFMLVLGFLLERIIIRFFYDRPHEDQILVTYGIGIVLVECIRSGFGGNAQRVPVPSWGQGATQLGFLIYPTYRLQLIAIIAGLLLSLYVVLYRTSMGLVVRAGIENPGMVGILGINVRRAFLLVFAIGVVAVGLAGMLYAPVVAVTPDMGANFMAQSFVVIVLGGLGSFPGAVIGGLIAGEIISLTSAFNSSYSEVMLYALMALLLVLRPQGLFGSEGRV
- a CDS encoding branched-chain amino acid transport system permease protein (product_source=KO:K01998; cath_funfam=3.40.50.300; cog=COG0411,COG4177; ko=KO:K01998; pfam=PF00005,PF02653,PF12399; smart=SM00382; superfamily=52540,53850; transmembrane_helix_parts=Outside_1_14,TMhelix_15_34,Inside_35_46,TMhelix_47_69,Outside_70_88,TMhelix_89_111,Inside_112_115,TMhelix_116_133,Outside_134_162,TMhelix_163_185,Inside_186_221,TMhelix_222_244,Outside_245_258,TMhelix_259_281,Inside_282_287,TMhelix_288_310,Outside_311_626), producing the protein MKTGRSGGVRAWLPEFAVFLTLIAAPVVLPHLGFSTDMLTRVLNWGLIGLGFDILFGLTGLLSFGQAAFYGVGGFVTAYLLVSGALCSVWLALLAGTAAAGVFGLLVGWLAVRRIGIYFTMITLAFGQMAYFIENSPLSNYTGGENGIPGVPVPVLGFGEHAIRISAGLPMYVLFAVIFFTGYVLARRIVGSPVGAILLAIKENTGRVAMLGHNVPAYKLTAFVIAALYAGLAGGLLGSFQSYMPPDAFSLETSGQLVVQTIVGGAGTLIGPLVGAAVWLWLRDNLQLIPGLATLWKLVLGIAFIMLVIGLRRGICGEIAHWWNERRNLAALRAAEVRTEAIEAHNVDAATAPVAKVTDVTLPLPEPATGDSEIALEARSLARHYGGLKAVDGVSFKVRRGSIHAVIGPNGAGKSTLFKMLLDEVSPSSGEVLLFGEKVTGAGVSHAAQLGIAKSNQLNQLFPNLSVRKNLRIAALARRRGLLRFDLLRSADSLQEVEQQIDAILALLNLVERADTPAHILAYGEKRRLEIGMALATSPNVLLLDEPLAGMSPAERVATCAFIRDIARSRTVVIVEHDLDAIFGLAERITVLYEGRLLADGAPDEIRGNQAVQDAYLGGLHEHEPA
- a CDS encoding branched-chain amino acid transport system ATP-binding protein (product_source=KO:K01996; cath_funfam=3.40.50.300; cog=COG0410; ko=KO:K01996; pfam=PF00005; smart=SM00382; superfamily=52540), which produces MSLLEVDRINTLYGDSHVLFDLSIRVEQGEVVALLGRNGAGKTTTLRSIMGVLAPKTGAIRLDGKPIGGLPPSAIAGMGVQLVPEERAIFGGLTVEENLRIAALTAPNAWSFERIYEVFPRLKERRKSAGRTLSGGEQQMLAIARALIRDARIILLDEPFEGLAPLIVRDLVVVARNLAAEGRTMIVVEQNVAAALSFANRVYGLNNGHVVFEGTPADLNASPNLMRDFLGIAS
- a CDS encoding UDP-N-acetyl-2-amino-2-deoxyglucuronate dehydrogenase (product_source=KO:K13020; cath_funfam=3.40.50.720; cog=COG0673; ko=KO:K13020; pfam=PF01408,PF02894; smart=SM00881; superfamily=51735), encoding MALPRHAQFDQALGRGRKASYIGLNFKSPSPRRHAACLLLRRLQLSIGFHKKAAADNRSDTQDRTDHRHREERMPIGVGLIGLGMALKPHILSLRELEAEGRVRIVGGFSPSQERRLAFSRQWDAPVFDRQEDLLARPGLDLVLILTPPGTHLPIVEAAAAARKHMLVEKPVEISVNRGEALAAAAEAAGVRCAICLQHRFRPAALHLKAIIDNGDLGQILSASASIRWWRDDAYFRQPGRGMKARDGGGVLLTQAIHTLDLLLHLMGPHKEVVGFASTSPLRAIDTEDVTAAAIRFHGGAIGVLDATSVARPGYPERIEIAGTRGSAFLETLQLTVNRGDGTTEIVGTSQSGGGGADPMAFDHGPHRAVITEMLDAVDQRREPSNNVRSALQVQRLIEALLADAATRA
- a CDS encoding DNA-binding MarR family transcriptional regulator (product_source=COG1846; cath_funfam=1.10.10.10; cog=COG1846; pfam=PF01047; smart=SM00347; superfamily=46785), whose translation is MTKRHPNVASDPSLRTVSSEALLIDGSDAAFRRMIHTLMAVGNSVDVMRAGFAQVIGISAPQHELLMLIYRVNDGNGIGVGELATLVKLTSAFVATETKKLSAAGLIEKVSDTVDRRRVTLRVTALGLKRLAFLSATQRRVNDVLFECFDAKAFQKFSHYLEQVLPCSERAAELVTKIARELKQSRARTPRQTRPTAASIGEIKC